In the Paenibacillus pabuli genome, one interval contains:
- a CDS encoding extracellular solute-binding protein, giving the protein MRTTRKPWKLLLSSALVVALLAGCSSSNEGAANNSTGEVTVNKEGFPIVDESLTLTLMAPDVGIQNWENMKVLQQMQEKTGITLEYRNAPKDSFETKKNLVLASGDYPDILYAAGLTTAEQMNYGEQGILVPLEDLIEEYAPNFKALLEENPDVRKSITAPDGHIYSLPVVELSQHWYRNPMWYNGDFLKALNIDKLPETTEELYTYLKRVKEEDPNGNGIADEIPISSVTTPAANLRDIRTWLLGAFGIYEEEVYVDDADKVHYTPLEEGYKEYLTYMNRLWSEDLLDHESFSQTAEQKKAKAQNNQVALFSDWHAYMSKGGEPSTEDPMFAPVRSESVDAPAIAKNRGITTGAFAITESNPAPEASMRWVDYLYSYEGAMFFNKGPEGILWEYTDKENRVKKYLPVPDGKEMEDYRATLTPNYGIPAPTLSMDDISKGLKTDFDLWVEQETQQKLLDQGARIPFPTLFLTVEEQTEISNLNSDLSTYVKQMEAKFITGAEPLTGWDNYVATVKKMGGERVAEINQAAYDRWKSN; this is encoded by the coding sequence ATGCGGACCACACGCAAACCATGGAAGCTTCTGTTGTCTTCGGCTCTAGTTGTTGCACTGCTCGCAGGCTGCAGCAGTTCAAACGAAGGAGCAGCAAATAACAGTACCGGAGAGGTCACTGTGAATAAAGAGGGTTTCCCCATTGTCGATGAATCCCTAACCCTCACGCTTATGGCGCCGGATGTAGGAATCCAGAACTGGGAGAATATGAAGGTACTCCAGCAAATGCAGGAGAAGACGGGGATTACGCTGGAATACAGGAATGCACCGAAGGACAGCTTCGAGACCAAGAAGAATCTGGTGCTCGCCAGCGGGGATTATCCGGATATTCTCTATGCTGCCGGTCTGACGACTGCAGAGCAGATGAATTACGGAGAACAGGGTATCCTCGTTCCTCTGGAGGATCTGATCGAAGAATACGCTCCGAATTTCAAGGCCTTGCTGGAGGAGAATCCGGATGTCCGCAAATCAATCACAGCACCGGACGGTCATATCTATTCTTTGCCGGTAGTAGAACTTAGTCAGCACTGGTACCGCAATCCGATGTGGTATAACGGGGACTTCCTAAAGGCGCTGAATATCGACAAGCTTCCTGAAACGACAGAGGAGCTGTATACCTACCTGAAGCGTGTGAAGGAGGAAGATCCGAACGGCAATGGCATAGCCGATGAAATTCCCATTTCCTCGGTGACAACACCCGCTGCGAACCTCCGGGATATCCGTACCTGGCTGCTAGGCGCCTTCGGTATTTATGAAGAAGAGGTATACGTGGACGATGCGGATAAGGTGCATTATACACCGCTTGAAGAAGGCTACAAGGAATATTTGACCTATATGAACCGCCTATGGTCCGAAGACCTGCTGGATCATGAGAGCTTCTCGCAGACAGCAGAGCAAAAGAAGGCCAAAGCACAGAACAACCAAGTCGCCCTCTTCTCCGACTGGCATGCCTACATGTCCAAGGGCGGAGAGCCTTCGACGGAAGATCCGATGTTTGCACCTGTTCGCAGCGAATCGGTTGATGCTCCGGCGATTGCGAAGAACAGAGGAATAACAACGGGTGCCTTTGCCATCACGGAGAGCAATCCGGCGCCGGAAGCCTCGATGCGCTGGGTGGATTATCTCTATTCTTATGAAGGTGCCATGTTCTTCAATAAAGGGCCGGAGGGCATCCTCTGGGAATACACCGACAAAGAGAACCGGGTCAAGAAGTACTTGCCTGTACCGGACGGTAAGGAAATGGAAGATTATCGAGCCACTCTGACGCCAAACTACGGCATTCCTGCTCCGACCCTGTCCATGGATGATATTAGCAAAGGGCTGAAGACAGACTTTGATCTCTGGGTAGAACAGGAAACCCAGCAGAAGCTTCTCGATCAAGGCGCACGGATTCCGTTCCCTACGCTGTTCCTCACCGTGGAAGAGCAGACTGAAATCAGCAACCTGAATTCGGATTTGAGCACATATGTGAAACAGATGGAAGCAAAGTTCATCACCGGTGCAGAGCCGCTAACCGGTTGGGACAATTATGTGGCTACCGTCAAGAAAATGGGCGGAGAGCGTGTGGCTGAAATCAACCAGGCTGCGTATGACCGTTGGAAGTCCAACTAA
- a CDS encoding glycosidase encodes MQITRHPNNPIVVPGGYEWRKVTVFNPAVIMDNGKFYMIERTAGSLTPCKNYLGLLESEDGVNFTHVKDEPIVTPDMLGFPYGSVQDPRIVKIDGTFYLNYALRPCAMSYYPTGAGVPLRSIPEYPEGWGEEEGHWLTRSSILKSNNLLDWEFVADTTPLDINDRDNILFPEKIGGKFVLLRRPEEYVGEAYGTEKAAMWITYSEDLMNWEEPKLLATAENLSWESRKIGGSTPPIRTDKGWLVLYHGVDEDIVYRVGAMLLDLEQPEKIIARTHDFIMEPETYYEKFGFQIPNVVFPTGNVVKDGLLYIYYGVTDTAIALATVPLDELVEHILQEAQ; translated from the coding sequence ATGCAAATTACGAGACATCCGAATAATCCTATTGTTGTCCCGGGCGGCTATGAATGGCGCAAAGTTACGGTCTTCAACCCGGCGGTCATAATGGATAACGGCAAATTTTATATGATTGAGCGCACCGCAGGTTCCCTGACTCCATGCAAGAACTATTTGGGATTGCTGGAGAGCGAAGACGGCGTAAACTTTACCCATGTGAAGGATGAGCCCATTGTGACGCCTGATATGCTGGGATTCCCGTACGGCAGTGTGCAGGACCCGCGGATAGTCAAAATCGACGGGACCTTCTATCTGAACTATGCCCTACGTCCTTGTGCTATGAGTTATTACCCTACCGGTGCAGGTGTTCCCCTGCGCTCTATCCCGGAATATCCGGAGGGATGGGGAGAAGAGGAGGGGCATTGGCTGACCCGGTCCTCCATTTTGAAATCGAATAATCTCCTGGATTGGGAGTTTGTGGCGGACACGACCCCTCTTGATATTAATGACCGGGACAATATTCTGTTCCCCGAAAAAATAGGCGGCAAATTCGTGCTGCTGCGCCGCCCCGAGGAATATGTGGGAGAAGCCTACGGGACGGAGAAGGCGGCCATGTGGATTACCTACTCCGAGGATCTGATGAACTGGGAAGAGCCCAAGCTGCTCGCCACCGCCGAAAACCTGTCATGGGAATCGCGGAAGATCGGAGGCTCTACGCCTCCAATCCGTACCGACAAGGGCTGGCTGGTGCTCTATCACGGCGTTGATGAAGATATTGTCTACCGTGTTGGAGCGATGCTGCTGGATTTGGAGCAGCCTGAGAAGATCATTGCACGGACCCATGATTTCATTATGGAGCCGGAGACGTACTACGAGAAATTTGGATTCCAGATTCCGAATGTCGTCTTCCCGACCGGAAATGTAGTGAAAGACGGACTACTCTATATCTATTACGGGGTAACGGATACAGCGATTGCGCTCGCCACAGTTCCTCTGGATGAGTTGGTAGAGCATATCCTTCAGGAAGCGCAGTAG
- a CDS encoding helix-turn-helix domain-containing protein, giving the protein MANPALKPSLLNRFRLSWNHFKSRLLLKYAFSYILIFLIPLTGVTIFVYENAVNGLRVEIEQSNVNQLNQVKNTIDTRMNELQEIAGRIAYDKHLTPYMVRHPYYSMEAVQALANYKASSNIAEDLLLYFHNDSNIYSHRGLADLHVTFDTLYQFERWTPDVLRQDLNDTRQPLVRPAENVTINSRTDPMLVMLVPIKPNDPFPYGTVVYLMKESKLTGVMDSILSDFTGSTYIFGPTGEVLTANSHGVTLPQDELKKLSGLQPGIHNLQLDGEQHSVVSVQSEENGWTYVTTMPSFQFFSRVAHVQTLILIVFGITVITGIAAALLLAKRQYHPIRDLMEFAKLKGSGNDAPKLRNEWEWIRQTLHDYSAKIDLQEPFVRNQCMLLLLKHGKPDDPEIEQMIFSTGFRHPQGEGLYFSAILSWDDTQPGGNSWQERHLLQGILSNVCLPGPGAQIFGVEFSVKDQFALIISLPGGADMPVQNQMEQVIEGIQAIIREHSQLSLSIGVGMAYTDLTRLNQSFIEAAAALEHRMIRRSGQVTYFEQLAELNPSATESFWIPRKSMLKLEQSLKQGNESVAVQMIADTIDMIKDEPLQIHLLRCICFDLLNAFLRTASELGMDSVFANMPELTSFETLEELESRLLSLAADICAQVERNTETSESSLMDDILAYVDEQFADYTLSLEHVALKFAISTSYLSRSFKEKTGSNFSQYIWQRRVDEVIRLLENTSAPLKEIIEQVGYLDTPNFIRKFKKEIGLTPGQYRKEHALKGAVAKRPV; this is encoded by the coding sequence ATGGCTAATCCGGCACTCAAGCCATCCTTGCTCAACAGATTCAGGCTCAGCTGGAATCATTTCAAATCAAGACTTCTGCTGAAATATGCGTTTTCCTACATCCTCATATTTCTTATCCCTCTGACAGGTGTAACTATTTTTGTATATGAAAACGCTGTCAATGGCCTTCGTGTTGAAATTGAACAATCCAATGTCAATCAGCTGAACCAGGTGAAGAACACCATAGATACCCGTATGAATGAGCTTCAGGAAATTGCAGGGAGAATCGCTTATGACAAGCATTTAACCCCCTACATGGTACGGCATCCCTACTACAGCATGGAGGCGGTTCAGGCACTGGCGAATTACAAAGCCAGCAGCAACATAGCAGAGGATCTGCTTCTCTACTTCCACAACGATTCCAACATCTATTCTCACCGTGGTCTCGCTGATCTTCATGTCACGTTTGATACGCTCTATCAATTCGAGCGCTGGACCCCGGATGTATTGCGACAGGACTTGAATGATACTCGGCAGCCTCTGGTGCGTCCCGCTGAGAATGTGACGATCAATTCCCGTACGGATCCGATGCTCGTCATGCTCGTACCCATTAAACCGAATGACCCCTTTCCATACGGAACCGTCGTGTATTTAATGAAAGAATCCAAGCTAACCGGGGTCATGGATTCGATTTTGAGTGACTTCACGGGGAGCACCTATATTTTCGGTCCCACCGGAGAGGTATTAACCGCGAACAGCCATGGCGTCACCCTACCTCAGGACGAGCTTAAGAAATTATCCGGACTTCAACCTGGTATTCATAATCTACAGCTGGACGGGGAACAACACTCTGTCGTTTCTGTACAATCGGAAGAGAATGGCTGGACCTATGTAACCACGATGCCAAGCTTCCAGTTCTTCAGTCGTGTCGCCCATGTCCAGACCCTGATACTGATCGTCTTCGGTATCACGGTCATTACCGGCATTGCTGCCGCACTACTGCTGGCCAAACGGCAGTACCATCCGATCAGGGATCTGATGGAATTTGCCAAGCTGAAAGGCAGCGGCAATGATGCTCCCAAGCTTCGCAATGAGTGGGAATGGATCCGCCAGACTCTCCACGATTACAGTGCCAAAATTGATCTACAGGAGCCCTTCGTCCGCAATCAGTGTATGCTGCTGCTGCTCAAGCACGGCAAGCCGGATGATCCAGAGATTGAGCAGATGATCTTCAGCACCGGCTTCAGGCATCCTCAGGGAGAAGGCCTCTATTTCTCGGCTATTCTGTCCTGGGATGACACCCAGCCAGGCGGCAACTCCTGGCAGGAACGTCATCTGCTGCAGGGAATACTCAGCAATGTATGTTTGCCCGGCCCTGGTGCACAGATCTTTGGTGTGGAGTTCTCGGTTAAGGACCAGTTTGCCCTGATCATTTCACTTCCGGGCGGTGCAGACATGCCGGTTCAGAACCAAATGGAACAGGTTATTGAAGGAATTCAAGCGATCATCCGCGAGCACTCACAGCTGTCTTTAAGCATCGGTGTCGGTATGGCCTACACGGACCTGACCCGTCTTAACCAATCGTTTATCGAAGCTGCAGCAGCACTGGAGCACCGAATGATCCGGCGCAGCGGACAGGTAACCTACTTCGAGCAGCTTGCAGAGCTGAACCCTTCCGCAACCGAGAGTTTCTGGATTCCACGCAAATCCATGCTGAAGCTGGAGCAGAGCCTGAAGCAGGGCAACGAATCGGTAGCCGTCCAGATGATTGCTGATACCATCGATATGATCAAAGACGAGCCACTGCAGATTCATCTGCTGCGCTGCATCTGCTTCGATCTGCTGAACGCTTTTCTGCGCACCGCCTCCGAACTTGGTATGGACAGTGTCTTCGCCAATATGCCGGAATTGACCTCCTTCGAAACGCTTGAAGAACTGGAGAGCCGCCTGCTCTCTCTGGCCGCTGACATTTGCGCGCAGGTCGAGCGGAATACAGAGACAAGCGAATCTTCATTAATGGATGACATTCTGGCTTACGTGGACGAGCAGTTCGCAGATTACACACTCAGCCTGGAGCATGTGGCACTTAAGTTTGCCATTTCAACCTCTTATTTAAGCCGGAGCTTCAAAGAGAAGACTGGCAGCAATTTCTCACAATATATCTGGCAAAGGCGTGTGGATGAAGTTATCCGGCTGCTGGAGAATACTAGCGCACCGCTCAAAGAAATTATTGAGCAGGTCGGTTATTTGGATACGCCGAATTTCATCCGCAAGTTCAAAAAGGAAATCGGTCTGACACCAGGACAGTACCGTAAGGAACATGCTTTGAAGGGCGCTGTTGCGAAAAGACCGGTTTAA